One region of Miscanthus floridulus cultivar M001 chromosome 19, ASM1932011v1, whole genome shotgun sequence genomic DNA includes:
- the LOC136527548 gene encoding protein NOI4-like — MAEESGRPLPKFGEWDVNDPASADGFTVIFNKARDEKKAGNGQDTDSPSKDTRTERVESYAAKPSTKKWFCCVTASPTQS, encoded by the exons ATGGCG GAGGAATCAGGCCGCCCCTTGCCGAAGTTTGGTGAATGGGATGTCAATGATCCAGCTTCTGCAGATGGATTTACTGTCATATTCAACAAAGCCAGAGATGAGAAGAAGGCTGGGAATGGACAAGATACTGATTCACCTTCCAAGGACACCAGGACTGAGAGGGTGGAATCTTATGCTGCAAAACCAAGCACG AAGAAATGGTTTTGTTGTGTGACAGCCAGCCCTACGCAATCCTGA